Below is a genomic region from Mycolicibacterium neworleansense.
CCTTCTGGTGTCACTGTCTGTCTACGGCTCCAACGGCAACTTCAACCTGTCGGGTTAGGGAGAAGACTTGACACGCAACGTTGGTCCGGGTCCAGCCCACCGGTCCGAAACCACAAGTAGCGCCGCGCCGGTGGCAGCCCGCCCCGGACGCAGCTTCGGCGCGCGGAGTTCCGCGCGTCCCCTGGCCGGTCTGGCGACTGTGGTCGTGATCGGCCTGATCGCCGGCCTGGCGATCGCGCTGTTCCGCGGCAGCTTCATCAAGACCGAACCGATCACCCTGATCTCGGACCGGGCCGGCCTGGTGATGAATCCGGACGCCAAGGTGAAGATGCGCGGTGTACAGGTAGGCACCGTCAGTTCGATCGAGACGCGCCCCGACGGCAAGGCCGTGCTGCAGCTGGCGATGAATCCGTCACAGCTGCACCTGATCCCCGGCAACGTGAAGGCCGATATCGCCTCGACCACGGTGTTCGGCGCCAAGTACGTCCAGCTCGTCGCACCGGACAACCCCTCGCCGGACAAGCTGCGGCCCGGCCAGATTCTGCAGGGTGACCATGTCACCGTCGAGATGAACACCGTCTTCCAGCAGCTCACCAATGTCCTCGACAAGATCGACCCGGCGAAGCTCAACGAGACCCTCGGTGCGCTGTCGTCGGCGTTCTCCGGGCGCGGCGAGGCGATGGGGCAGTCCTTGTCCGACTTCAACGCGGTACTGAAGAAGATCGAGCCCAGTCTGCCCAATCTGACCGGCGACATCGAGAGCATGGCAGCGGTGTCACGGGCCTACGGTGATGCCGCCCCTGATCTGCTCAAGACCGTCGACAACACCAACCGGCTCAGTGACAGCATCGTGGCCGAGCAGCAGAACCTCGACACCTTCCTGGTCAGCTCGATCGGTCTGGCTGACGCCGGCAACGAAGTGATCGGCGGCAACCGGCAGGCGCTCAGCACCACGCTGAACCTGTTGGCGCCCACCACCGATCTGCTCAACGAATACGCACCCGGAATCGAGTGCGGCCTCAAGGGGATGCTGTACCTCCACCACCAGCCGCCGCAGATGGAGCCCGGCGTGGTGGTCAACGTGGCCTTCACGCTCGGAATCGAGCGCTATCGCTATCCGGAGAACCTTCCGAAGGTCGCGGCCAAGGGTGGCCCGCACTGCATGGGCTTGCCGTACATCGGATTCGGCAACAAGGCCAAGTACCTCGTCACTGATACCAACGCCAACCCGTGGAAGTACGGAAACCAGGGCATCCTGCTCAACTCCGATGGGCTCAAGCAGATCTTGTTCGGCCCGCTGGACGGCCCGCCACGCAACACCGCACAGATCGGACAACCGGGATGAAACGTGGCAGAAGCACATTCATCAAGTTCGCGTCCTTCGCGGTGGTGATGGCCGTCCTCACGGCCTTCCTGTTCATGACCTTCTCGGAGTACCGCGGGGGTTCTTATTCGGGCTATTCAGCGGTTTTCGGCGACGCGTCGCGGCTCGAGGCCGGTGACTCGGTGCGGGTGGCCGGCGTCCGGGTGGGCACGGTGAAAAGCGTTTCACTGCAACCGGACAAGTCGGTCAAGGTGGACTTCGACACCGACCGCAGCGTTGCGCTGACCACCAGCACCAAGGTTGCGGTTCGCTACCTGAACCTGGTCGGGGACCGTTACCTGGAACTGATCGACAGCCCCGGCTCGACGAAACTGCTCCCGGCCGGATCGCAGATCCCCAAGGACCGCACCGCAAGTGCACTCGACCTCGATCTGCTGCTCGGCGGTCTGCGTCCGGTGATCCAGGGTCTGAACCCCCAGGACGTCAATGCGTTGACGTCCTCGCTCATTCAGATCTTCCAGGGCCAGGGCGACACCCTGGATTCGCTGCTGAGCAAGACCTCGTCGTTCTCGAATACGTTGGCCAACAACGACCAAGTCATCCAGCAGTTGATCGACAACCTGAATTCGGTGGTCGGAACCCTGGCCAAGGACGGCAAGAAGTTCGACGGCACCGTCGACCGCCTCGAACAGTTGATCAGCGGCCTGTCGCAGGACCGTGATCCGCTGGGCACCGCGGTTACGCAGCTGGACAACGGAACAGCTTCGCTGGCAAGTCTTCTCACTGAGGCGCGCCCACCGCTCAAGGGCACTGTCGATCAGATGAACAGACTGGCGCCGCTGCTCGACGACCATCAGATCGTCCTCGATCGTGGGTTGCAGAAGGCCCCCGACAACTTCCGCAAGCTCGCCCGGCTGGGTTCCTACGGCAGCTGGATCATGTACTACATCTGCGGACTTTCCATCCGTGTCACCGATCTGCAGGGGCGCACTGCGCACTTCCCGATGATCAAACAAGAAGGCGGGAGGTGCGCAGAGCCCTGATGCTTAAGTACCGTGAATCAAACCTGATCAAGGCAGGTTTCATCGGCGTCGTGCTGATGATGCTCATCATCGCTGTGGGGCTTCAGCCCGAACGGTTGCAGCAGTGGGCATCCTCGGTGCGCCACCAGGCACTGTTCACCGAAGCCGGCGGGATCACCGCCGGCAACGATGTGACCTTGTCGGGCATCAAGATCGGTTCGGTTACCGACGTATCGCTGCAGAACGGCGATGCGTTGGTCACCTTCACCACCGAGGGCAAGTACCCCCTCGGGTCCCTGACCACCGCGCATATCCGCACAGGTTCACTTCTGGGTGAGCGAGTTCTGACGCTTGAGTCCGACGGTGGCGGCACTTTGCGCACCACAGACGTGATCCCCACGTCGCGCACGTCGTCGCCATATTCGCTGACCGACGCGGTCAGCGACCTGACGACCAATTCGGCCGGCACGGATACAGCTTCGCTGAACCAGTCCCTGGACACGCTGTCGGCGACCATCGACCAAGTCGCACCGAAGCTCGGGCCGACGTTCGACGGTCTGAGCCGGCTGTCGAAATCGATCAACGGCCGGAACGAAAGTCTGGCCAGCCTGCTCGAGAGCGCCAGCGATGTGACCGTGGTGTTGTCGCAGCGCAGCGATCAGCTCAACACGTTGATCCTCAACGCCAATGACCTGCTCGGCGTGCTCAATGACCGGCGCCAGGCGATCGTTGATCTGCTGGCCAACACCGCCGCCGTCTCGCAGCAACTCAGTGGGCTCGTCGCCGACAACGAGGCGCAATTGGCGCCGACGCTGAAGCGGCTCAACTCGGTTACCGCGATGCTCGAACGCAACCGGGACAACATCACCAAGGCGCTGCCCAACATGAACAAGTTCCAGTTGTCCCAGGCCGAAACTTTGGCAAACGGGGCGTACTACAACGCCTATGTCCCTAACCTGCAACCCGCTCAGCTGCTGCAGCCGTTCTTCGACTACGCGTTCGGGTTCCGGCGCGGGACAAATGCCGGTCAGCCGCCGGACAATGCCGGCCCCCGGGCCGAGTTGCCCCTGCCCTACAACGGAATTCCCGGAGGTTCACGCTGATGAACCGCAGTCGTCTCGGTAAGTGGCTCGCGGTGGCGTTGGTGGCCCTGCTGGTTGTTGGCGCAGCGGTGCTGTTGCGTCAGACCTTCTTCGGTCAGACGACCATCTCGGCGCTGTTCACCTCGGCCACCGGCGTCTACCCGGGTGACGATGTCAGGGTGTCCGGGGTGAAGGTCGGCACGATCGAGTCGATCAAGCCGGAGGGCACCCAGACCAGGGTGACCCTCAAGGTCGATCACGGCGTGCCGATCCCCGCGGATGCCAAAGCGGTGATCGTGGCCCAGAACCTGGTCGCCGCACGCTATGTGCAGCTCGCGCCCGCGTACCGGTCGAGTGGCCCCACACTGCCCGACAATGCGGTGATCGGCCTGGACCGCACCGCCGTTCCGGTGGAGTGGGATCAGGTCAAGGAACAGCTGATGCGACTGTCCACTGACCTCGGACCCAAGAGTGGTGTCGACGGGACGTCGGTCTCCCGCTTCATCAACAGCACGGCCGACGCTATGGCCGGCAACGGTGACAAACTGCGCCAGACGATTTCGCAGTTGTCCGGCGTCGCCCGGGTGCTGGCCGAGGGTAGCGGCAACATCGTCGACATCATCAAGAACTTGCAGACATTCGTCACCGCCTTGCGGGACAGCAACCAGCAGGTGGTGCAGTTCCAGGATCGGCTGGCCACTCTGACCAGCGTGGTGGACGGCAGCCGGTCGGACCTTGATGCGGCCCTGACGAACTTGTCGGTGGCGGTCGTCGACGTGCAGCGGTTCGTTGCTGGATCCCGCGATCAGACGTCCGAGCAGGTGCAGCGGCTGGCCAATGTCACCCAGAACCTGGTCGACAACAAGATGCACATCGAGCAGCTGCTTCACGTCGCGCCCAACGCGTTCATGAACGGCTACAACATCTACAACCCGGATGCGGGTAGCGCGGTCGGTCAGTTCGTGATGAACAACTTCTCCAATCCGGTCGAGTTCATCTGTGGCGCAATCGGAGCCGTCGAGAACACCACCGCACCGGAGACCGCGAAACTGTGCTCGCAGTATCTCGGTCCGGCGTTGCGGCTGCTCAACTTCAACTACTTGCCGTTCCCGATCTCGCCGTATTTGATGCCGTCGGCCAGTCCTGAGCAGATCGAATATTCCGAGCCAGGTCTGATGCCCGGCGGTAGTGGGGGTTCTCCCACTCCGCCCGAAGCGCCGCCGGCGATCTCGGCCTACAACCCGGGCCCGGAGCCGCCACCGCCGTTCACCGGCCGGGAACCCGGCGCGCCGCCGCCAGGCGCCCAGCAGCTGCTGCCGGGGGGCGAGTTCTATCCGCCCAACATGCCGAACACGGTGTCGGACATGCTTAATCCAACGGGACAGCCGGGTCCGCCGCCGGGCCCGCCGCCAGGTCCACTGGCCGCCGAAGCTCCTGCGCCTGCGGCACCGCCACCAGCAGAAGGGACGCCACCAGCATGATCACGGGAAAGCCGGTGCGACTGGCGATCGCCGTCGGATCCTGCGTCGCGTTGACCACCAGCGGCTGCGCGTTCCAGGGTGTCAACTCGCTGCCTCTGCCAGGCGCGGTCGGCCGGGGCGCGGATTCCAGCGTCTACCACGTTGAGATCGCGAACGTGGCGACGTTGGAGCCGAATTCACCGGTGATGATGAATGATGTTGTCGTCGGTAGCGTGCGCAGCCTGTCGGTGAAAGACTGGCACGCCGACGTCGAGTTCTCGGTCAAGCCGGGTGTCGTCGTGCCTGCCAACGTGGTCGCCAGCATCGGGCAAACCAGCCTTCTTGGTTCGATGCATCTGGCGATCAACCCACCCTCGGGCCAGGCACCCGAAGGGAAACTCCCGCCGGGAACGACGATTCAGCTCAACAAGTCATCGACTTATCCGACGACCGAACAGACGCTGTCGTCCCTCGCCGCGGTGGTCAACGGCGGTGGTCTCGGCCAGATGGGCGACATCATC
It encodes:
- a CDS encoding MCE family protein, which produces MTRNVGPGPAHRSETTSSAAPVAARPGRSFGARSSARPLAGLATVVVIGLIAGLAIALFRGSFIKTEPITLISDRAGLVMNPDAKVKMRGVQVGTVSSIETRPDGKAVLQLAMNPSQLHLIPGNVKADIASTTVFGAKYVQLVAPDNPSPDKLRPGQILQGDHVTVEMNTVFQQLTNVLDKIDPAKLNETLGALSSAFSGRGEAMGQSLSDFNAVLKKIEPSLPNLTGDIESMAAVSRAYGDAAPDLLKTVDNTNRLSDSIVAEQQNLDTFLVSSIGLADAGNEVIGGNRQALSTTLNLLAPTTDLLNEYAPGIECGLKGMLYLHHQPPQMEPGVVVNVAFTLGIERYRYPENLPKVAAKGGPHCMGLPYIGFGNKAKYLVTDTNANPWKYGNQGILLNSDGLKQILFGPLDGPPRNTAQIGQPG
- a CDS encoding MCE family protein; amino-acid sequence: MKRGRSTFIKFASFAVVMAVLTAFLFMTFSEYRGGSYSGYSAVFGDASRLEAGDSVRVAGVRVGTVKSVSLQPDKSVKVDFDTDRSVALTTSTKVAVRYLNLVGDRYLELIDSPGSTKLLPAGSQIPKDRTASALDLDLLLGGLRPVIQGLNPQDVNALTSSLIQIFQGQGDTLDSLLSKTSSFSNTLANNDQVIQQLIDNLNSVVGTLAKDGKKFDGTVDRLEQLISGLSQDRDPLGTAVTQLDNGTASLASLLTEARPPLKGTVDQMNRLAPLLDDHQIVLDRGLQKAPDNFRKLARLGSYGSWIMYYICGLSIRVTDLQGRTAHFPMIKQEGGRCAEP
- a CDS encoding MCE family protein, coding for MLKYRESNLIKAGFIGVVLMMLIIAVGLQPERLQQWASSVRHQALFTEAGGITAGNDVTLSGIKIGSVTDVSLQNGDALVTFTTEGKYPLGSLTTAHIRTGSLLGERVLTLESDGGGTLRTTDVIPTSRTSSPYSLTDAVSDLTTNSAGTDTASLNQSLDTLSATIDQVAPKLGPTFDGLSRLSKSINGRNESLASLLESASDVTVVLSQRSDQLNTLILNANDLLGVLNDRRQAIVDLLANTAAVSQQLSGLVADNEAQLAPTLKRLNSVTAMLERNRDNITKALPNMNKFQLSQAETLANGAYYNAYVPNLQPAQLLQPFFDYAFGFRRGTNAGQPPDNAGPRAELPLPYNGIPGGSR
- a CDS encoding MCE family protein, giving the protein MNRSRLGKWLAVALVALLVVGAAVLLRQTFFGQTTISALFTSATGVYPGDDVRVSGVKVGTIESIKPEGTQTRVTLKVDHGVPIPADAKAVIVAQNLVAARYVQLAPAYRSSGPTLPDNAVIGLDRTAVPVEWDQVKEQLMRLSTDLGPKSGVDGTSVSRFINSTADAMAGNGDKLRQTISQLSGVARVLAEGSGNIVDIIKNLQTFVTALRDSNQQVVQFQDRLATLTSVVDGSRSDLDAALTNLSVAVVDVQRFVAGSRDQTSEQVQRLANVTQNLVDNKMHIEQLLHVAPNAFMNGYNIYNPDAGSAVGQFVMNNFSNPVEFICGAIGAVENTTAPETAKLCSQYLGPALRLLNFNYLPFPISPYLMPSASPEQIEYSEPGLMPGGSGGSPTPPEAPPAISAYNPGPEPPPPFTGREPGAPPPGAQQLLPGGEFYPPNMPNTVSDMLNPTGQPGPPPGPPPGPLAAEAPAPAAPPPAEGTPPA